One region of Mucilaginibacter sp. 14171R-50 genomic DNA includes:
- a CDS encoding SRPBCC domain-containing protein, producing MKDYKKYYLLPATPDEVYTALTNPVTLELWTGDPAEMSTEPGSEFSLWEGSIVGKNIEFVPGKKIVQQWYFDGQTDESIVTIKIHPDSHGSSVELRHVNIPDDDYNDIVEGWNDSYFGNLADFFEVG from the coding sequence GTGAAAGATTATAAAAAATATTACCTGCTGCCAGCTACGCCCGATGAAGTGTACACTGCGCTAACTAACCCTGTTACGTTAGAGTTATGGACCGGCGATCCGGCTGAAATGTCTACCGAGCCCGGTTCGGAGTTTTCGTTATGGGAAGGCAGTATTGTAGGTAAGAATATCGAGTTTGTACCCGGAAAAAAGATCGTGCAGCAATGGTATTTCGACGGGCAAACCGACGAATCTATAGTTACTATAAAAATTCATCCCGATTCTCATGGTTCCTCTGTGGAACTAAGACATGTTAATATACCTGATGATGACTATAATGACATTGTTGAAGGCTGGAACGACAGCTACTTCGGCAACCTGGCCGATTTCTTCGAGGTAGGATAG
- the gpmA gene encoding 2,3-diphosphoglycerate-dependent phosphoglycerate mutase: protein MQKLVLIRHGESIWNLENRFTGWTDVDLSEDGLQQAINAGKLLAKHGYTFDVGFTSVLKRSIKTMHFVLEELDHLWIPVHKSWRLNERFYGALQGLNKDETTAKYGAEQVHKWRRDPHEHPPAITEQDDRFPGHYLRYNDLTYRELPLTENLSETMDRALPFWHEHIVPAIRENKKVVICAHGNSLRALIQYIENLSDEDVAKLDIPTAKPWVYELDDRLNCIRHYYLE from the coding sequence ATGCAGAAATTAGTATTGATACGCCACGGCGAAAGTATATGGAACCTGGAGAACCGTTTTACCGGGTGGACGGATGTAGACCTCTCTGAAGACGGGTTGCAACAGGCTATAAACGCCGGTAAGCTACTTGCAAAACATGGCTACACCTTTGATGTTGGTTTTACATCCGTTTTAAAGCGCAGTATAAAAACCATGCACTTTGTGCTGGAGGAGTTAGATCACCTGTGGATACCTGTTCATAAGTCGTGGCGGTTGAACGAACGCTTTTACGGCGCGCTGCAAGGGCTTAACAAGGACGAAACCACAGCGAAATACGGCGCAGAACAAGTGCACAAATGGCGACGCGACCCGCACGAACACCCTCCGGCCATTACCGAGCAGGACGACCGTTTTCCGGGCCATTACCTGCGCTACAATGACCTTACTTATCGGGAACTGCCCCTGACAGAGAACCTGAGCGAAACCATGGACCGGGCTTTACCTTTTTGGCACGAGCACATTGTCCCGGCCATACGCGAAAATAAAAAAGTAGTTATTTGCGCCCATGGCAACAGCCTGCGTGCGCTAATACAATACATCGAAAACCTGAGCGATGAAGATGTGGCCAAACTGGATATTCCCACTGCCAAGCCATGGGTTTACGAATTGGATGACAGGTTGAATTGTATAAGGCATTATTATCTTGAGTAG
- a CDS encoding nucleoside recognition domain-containing protein has translation MALNYIWIAFFLIAFVIAFCKLVFFGDVDAFKLLVDGMFDSSKSSVMDIALPLAGNMVLWLGILNIGERAGAMNFLSRIVGPFLSRLFPEVPRKHPATGQMMMNFSANLLGLDNAATPLGLKAMDSLQQLNPDKETASNAQIMFLVLHTSGLQLLPVTIIAQRFILGAKDPADVLIPCIIATYVATVVGMIAVAIKQKINLFDRVIVSWLGGMTAFIALLVWYFTQYLDKEQITIVSKVASNMLLFAIPTVFILGALRKKVNVFESFIDGAKSGFEVSVKIIPYLVAMLVAISVFRNSGALDYLNGGVRWAATQLHMDTRFVDALPVAYMKPLSGSGSKAMMISTMQTYGPDSFAGRLGSVFNGSADTTFYIVALYFGSVGIKKSRYAIPAGLIADFAGVIAAILISYLFFG, from the coding sequence ATGGCCTTAAACTACATCTGGATAGCATTTTTCCTTATCGCCTTTGTAATTGCATTTTGCAAACTGGTGTTTTTTGGCGATGTAGATGCTTTTAAGCTGTTGGTCGACGGTATGTTTGACAGTTCAAAGTCGTCGGTGATGGATATCGCGCTGCCACTGGCAGGTAACATGGTGCTATGGCTGGGTATTTTAAATATAGGTGAACGGGCCGGCGCCATGAACTTTCTTTCGCGTATAGTAGGCCCATTTTTAAGCCGGTTATTCCCGGAGGTGCCCAGGAAGCATCCCGCCACCGGGCAAATGATGATGAACTTTTCGGCCAACTTGTTAGGGCTTGATAACGCCGCAACGCCGCTGGGTTTAAAGGCTATGGATAGCCTGCAACAATTAAACCCGGATAAAGAGACGGCATCAAACGCACAGATCATGTTCCTGGTACTGCATACATCGGGTTTGCAACTACTGCCCGTTACCATTATCGCGCAGCGTTTTATACTGGGTGCAAAAGACCCGGCAGACGTTTTAATACCTTGTATAATAGCTACCTATGTTGCAACGGTTGTAGGGATGATTGCCGTAGCTATCAAGCAAAAAATAAACCTGTTTGACCGTGTTATTGTAAGCTGGCTTGGCGGCATGACCGCCTTTATAGCGCTGCTGGTTTGGTATTTTACCCAATATCTTGATAAAGAACAGATAACCATCGTGTCGAAGGTTGCCAGCAATATGTTGCTTTTTGCAATACCCACTGTATTTATTTTGGGCGCATTACGCAAAAAAGTAAACGTATTTGAAAGTTTTATTGATGGCGCAAAATCAGGTTTTGAGGTATCGGTTAAAATAATACCTTACCTGGTGGCCATGCTGGTGGCCATTAGCGTTTTCAGAAACAGCGGGGCGTTAGATTATCTGAACGGTGGGGTAAGGTGGGCAGCCACGCAATTACATATGGATACCCGTTTTGTTGATGCCTTGCCTGTGGCTTACATGAAACCCTTAAGCGGTTCGGGTTCAAAGGCAATGATGATAAGCACGATGCAAACTTATGGCCCCGATAGTTTTGCCGGCAGGCTTGGATCTGTTTTCAACGGTTCTGCCGATACCACATTTTATATAGTGGCGCTTTACTTTGGCTCGGTCGGAATAAAAAAATCCAGGTATGCAATACCCGCCGGGCTCATAGCTGATTTTGCGGGAGTAATAGCTGCGATATTGATCTCCTATTTATTTTTTGGTTAA
- a CDS encoding OsmC family protein: MEPDTEFIAGASAHIAHAKYQTIVTSNNHTIIADEPAELGGADTGMSPYSLLLASLASCTVITLRMYIERKMWIVNEIAVNLELFRTENGISIESNLAFKGELTDEQLKRLITIADACPIHKILVGNITINTKLTNA; this comes from the coding sequence ATGGAACCCGATACTGAATTTATTGCAGGTGCATCCGCGCACATAGCTCATGCAAAATATCAAACCATTGTAACCAGTAACAACCACACTATTATTGCAGATGAACCCGCGGAACTAGGGGGAGCTGATACCGGTATGTCGCCTTATAGCCTGCTGCTGGCAAGCCTGGCAAGCTGTACAGTAATTACGCTTCGCATGTATATCGAGCGTAAAATGTGGATTGTTAACGAGATAGCCGTTAACCTTGAACTTTTTAGAACTGAGAACGGAATATCAATTGAAAGCAACCTTGCTTTTAAAGGTGAACTAACGGACGAGCAGCTTAAACGTTTAATAACTATCGCCGACGCTTGCCCTATTCATAAGATCCTTGTAGGGAATATCACGATCAACACCAAGCTTACAAATGCCTGA
- a CDS encoding PorP/SprF family type IX secretion system membrane protein, translating into MKELKKYRFLLLFTIILGCLRSSAQDHIYSQFFNSPVYLNPALNGQFEGDLRMNLIYRNQYTAIPGGLSYLTASIDYNVPQFGGGVGLIFTRSSEGVAYLNKNNIAAIYSYSVGSEDYVLSFGLQAGATNRSVDYSKLVFGDQIDPRLGYIPGSVSGADQPDFNNKFYFDSGAGVNLTLKNFNVGAAAQHLNRPNESFTGSPAILPIRTTLHASFKYNLTRDDNVDDEDRSYIIPSVVFYKQARAQSISAGMQYKRRSINAGVWYRSSGQGGPGALVVSLIFDLFINKEGGEKIRLGVSHDVPAGGLNYSNTSGTTEGSIGYETTLPSRSRGEHKFFGASRCYDFY; encoded by the coding sequence ATGAAGGAATTAAAGAAATATCGCTTTTTACTGTTATTTACGATAATTTTGGGTTGTTTACGTTCATCAGCCCAGGATCATATATATTCGCAATTTTTCAATTCGCCGGTATACCTTAACCCGGCTTTAAACGGCCAGTTTGAGGGCGATCTGCGTATGAACCTTATTTACCGCAACCAGTATACGGCAATACCGGGCGGCTTATCCTACCTTACGGCTTCTATTGATTATAATGTACCGCAGTTTGGCGGCGGTGTCGGCTTGATTTTTACCCGTAGCAGCGAAGGTGTAGCTTATCTAAATAAAAATAACATAGCGGCTATATATTCGTACAGTGTAGGTTCCGAGGATTATGTGTTGTCATTTGGTTTACAGGCAGGCGCTACTAACCGGTCGGTTGACTATAGTAAGCTGGTTTTTGGCGATCAGATAGATCCCCGACTGGGTTATATCCCCGGTTCGGTTTCCGGTGCCGACCAACCCGATTTCAACAACAAATTCTACTTTGACTCCGGTGCCGGCGTTAATCTCACGCTAAAAAATTTCAATGTAGGCGCTGCTGCTCAGCACCTTAACCGTCCTAACGAATCGTTCACCGGTTCGCCGGCAATATTGCCTATACGTACAACCCTGCATGCCAGTTTTAAATATAACCTTACCCGCGACGATAATGTAGATGACGAGGATAGATCATATATTATACCCTCGGTGGTGTTTTATAAGCAAGCGCGGGCGCAATCCATCAGCGCAGGAATGCAATATAAGCGGCGTAGTATAAACGCCGGTGTTTGGTATCGCAGCAGCGGCCAGGGCGGGCCGGGCGCTTTGGTTGTATCGTTAATTTTCGATTTATTCATTAACAAGGAAGGCGGCGAAAAAATACGCCTCGGTGTAAGCCACGATGTTCCGGCAGGTGGCTTAAATTACTCCAATACGAGCGGCACTACCGAGGGAAGTATCGGTTATGAAACCACCCTGCCATCGCGTTCACGGGGCGAGCATAAGTTTTTTGGCGCGAGCAGATGCTATGATTTTTATTAA
- a CDS encoding OsmC family protein yields MATINLSRVSGDYGFEATDEYGHTVRMDSSPESGGQNFGVRPMQMLLMGLGGCSAIDIIAILKKQRQNVVDYKMVIAGDREPGKEPSLWKDITLEFHLYGTVDEEKAKKAVELSLGKYCSVAATLYKADADIKWKVIIHPAG; encoded by the coding sequence ATGGCTACTATAAATTTATCACGCGTTAGCGGCGACTACGGCTTTGAAGCGACCGACGAGTATGGACACACTGTACGTATGGACAGCAGCCCCGAAAGCGGCGGACAAAATTTTGGTGTGCGCCCTATGCAAATGCTTTTAATGGGTTTGGGCGGCTGCTCGGCAATTGACATTATAGCTATACTGAAAAAGCAGCGTCAAAACGTGGTGGACTACAAAATGGTTATAGCCGGTGACCGTGAGCCGGGTAAAGAACCCTCGCTTTGGAAAGATATCACACTCGAATTTCATTTGTACGGCACCGTAGACGAGGAAAAAGCAAAAAAAGCTGTCGAGCTATCATTAGGCAAATACTGTTCGGTGGCTGCCACGCTGTATAAGGCCGATGCTGACATTAAATGGAAGGTGATTATACATCCTGCGGGGTAA
- a CDS encoding PKD domain-containing protein, translating into MTAATSAQTITLGAIDPGPYGQGSTISVPFNVDITSGCIGKTNSFRLYLSDASGNFSNTPLATYSGFYGTFVNGVIPAGTPAGSGYKVKIVSTLPAISSNISAAFTISNGAGVTAGVKSQSISASNPEVFGACFGTSNASYSFVNASTTGASVTATFFNEITQANQGSPMAIPGSFNAKLANYTVTVKAVKGGVVGTKSYTLINNDVYRSIGNSGNNTTCANGSTPLTFPITIDAEGVGFKYNYPGLTYKVVWGDGSSDVYRYCDIVNQNNSISHNFTKSSCGNNVGANRNVFRVELTPVNEFCSGSVLPGVAYARVLSPPKNDFSSPDAACLNSEVTFKNLSDPGQDPDNTGPDCKNLDARYTWFVDGQPVEVDQTTSQPFKYTFTTPGIHTVTIHMQNPNNLCQPNDKSHTVCVQERPKPAYTVPVNSGCVPLSLTPKNTSVIDANCNADTSYKWTVTGPAPVKFQGGTNSASHTPQFLFDQPGVYKIKLGIKTAGCGTDTAVNVETIVVDGPPVAVLSPDKQLCGINQTFIFNGDPGPTQSTISGSSQPGPGNYTWTVTGGAFEFTGGTTSSSRYPQILFKEAAAYTISITATSACGAPASAQQVLTFTDAPVVDAGTSPPICQGSTVSLQGSVTNGTVDSVKWSGGAGTFTNDASLTTSYTPTAAEYAAGSVTLTLTGYTSLGAPCTEIPDNITITFQPPNSVTSANKVFTCSGAALGYVITAQQPGSTFNWTVDAANTSPSISGYGATGSGATIGDQLVNNDPNNSAIITYNITATNGTCVSDVFVLTVSVSPTQPIANFTKTAASGCGTTSVQFTNISAPKDGTTYSWDFGDATNSAEENPTHSFAPNTDGTDAIYNVILTITTPCGVATSVPQTIIIRPVVPVARIVPPNITGCTPVTLNVKNESPGSNIDYTYYLYKYTNAAKTDSTLVETITATTKDPVNFQPISDAGNYTLFMHVKGFCNDGETVHIPIKIDEQFFSAQIFPTGPVEGCDGSFQAEIFNNSTPGNIYTYYISNSDGTYSDSKAGALGAFNYVFPAPGIYYISLEVRNSCGFITSAPLQYIVHGKPLPDFNVANNSSACRESTVTFTNTTPPDASTQASGMTYLWDFGDGSTSALYNPPPHKYAGRSTPYTVTLTATIPATGCTNTTVKTDLISVTPPPGTYFTVRPDTIVKLPNFHFEFIDQTSGNPDSWQWNFGDGNTANSQNTSHTYADTGEYVVTLKVTDIRGCDSTFKQKVKITGTPGQLFIPNAFQPQSNTTEIRTFMAKGSGIAKWRLQVYNNWGQLIWQTTALSSKGEPIEGWDGTFNGVALQQGTYIWKASATFINGSEWKGMSYGGSLPKPNGYVHLIR; encoded by the coding sequence GTGACGGCAGCTACCTCCGCGCAAACTATTACATTAGGCGCTATAGATCCCGGGCCATACGGACAAGGGTCTACCATTAGTGTGCCCTTTAATGTAGATATAACATCAGGATGTATTGGTAAAACCAACTCCTTTCGGTTATATTTATCAGATGCTTCCGGTAACTTTAGCAACACGCCCTTAGCAACTTACAGCGGATTTTACGGCACATTTGTAAATGGGGTAATACCGGCCGGTACACCGGCAGGTTCGGGCTATAAAGTAAAAATCGTATCTACCCTGCCTGCAATAAGCAGTAATATTTCGGCTGCATTTACCATAAGTAATGGTGCCGGCGTTACAGCAGGCGTAAAATCACAGTCTATAAGTGCATCAAACCCCGAGGTTTTCGGAGCATGTTTCGGTACATCCAATGCATCGTATTCCTTTGTTAACGCGTCCACCACCGGCGCCAGTGTAACAGCAACTTTTTTCAACGAGATAACCCAGGCAAACCAGGGGTCACCAATGGCCATACCAGGCAGTTTTAATGCTAAGCTGGCCAATTATACGGTAACCGTAAAAGCTGTTAAGGGCGGCGTGGTGGGAACTAAATCTTATACGCTGATAAACAACGACGTGTACAGATCGATCGGGAACTCTGGCAATAACACAACCTGTGCAAATGGTTCAACACCCCTTACGTTTCCCATTACTATCGATGCGGAAGGAGTTGGTTTCAAATACAATTATCCGGGGCTTACTTACAAAGTTGTATGGGGTGATGGCAGCAGCGATGTATACCGGTACTGCGATATCGTAAACCAGAATAATAGTATCAGTCATAACTTTACAAAATCATCCTGCGGCAATAATGTGGGCGCCAACAGAAATGTATTCAGGGTGGAGCTTACGCCCGTTAATGAGTTTTGCTCCGGCTCGGTGCTGCCTGGGGTGGCATATGCACGCGTACTTTCGCCGCCTAAAAACGATTTTAGCTCTCCTGATGCTGCATGCCTGAACAGCGAAGTAACGTTCAAAAACCTTTCGGACCCGGGGCAGGACCCTGATAACACCGGCCCCGATTGTAAGAACCTTGACGCCCGTTACACCTGGTTTGTAGACGGACAGCCGGTTGAAGTGGATCAGACCACCTCGCAGCCCTTTAAGTACACATTTACCACACCGGGTATACATACTGTAACTATACATATGCAAAACCCCAACAATTTATGCCAGCCGAATGATAAATCGCATACGGTTTGCGTGCAGGAACGCCCCAAGCCGGCTTATACCGTGCCCGTAAATTCAGGCTGCGTACCTTTGAGCCTTACGCCTAAAAATACATCGGTGATAGACGCTAATTGTAATGCCGACACCTCCTACAAATGGACGGTAACCGGCCCCGCTCCCGTTAAATTTCAGGGTGGTACAAATTCGGCAAGCCATACCCCTCAATTTTTGTTCGATCAACCGGGGGTATATAAAATTAAACTTGGGATAAAGACGGCCGGCTGCGGTACTGATACCGCTGTGAATGTTGAGACCATTGTTGTTGACGGCCCTCCGGTAGCTGTACTGTCACCGGATAAACAGCTATGCGGTATAAACCAAACTTTTATCTTTAATGGCGACCCCGGCCCTACGCAGTCTACCATAAGCGGCAGTTCGCAGCCCGGCCCCGGCAATTATACATGGACAGTTACCGGCGGGGCTTTTGAGTTTACCGGCGGCACAACTTCAAGCTCAAGATACCCGCAAATACTTTTTAAAGAAGCGGCAGCGTACACCATTAGTATAACAGCTACCAGCGCGTGCGGAGCGCCCGCGTCAGCTCAGCAAGTATTAACTTTTACCGATGCGCCCGTTGTTGATGCAGGCACCAGCCCCCCTATATGCCAGGGCAGCACGGTTTCTTTACAGGGTTCGGTTACAAATGGTACGGTTGACAGTGTAAAATGGAGCGGCGGAGCCGGCACCTTTACCAATGATGCCAGCCTAACCACAAGTTATACGCCCACTGCAGCGGAGTATGCTGCCGGCTCTGTTACCTTAACACTAACGGGCTACACAAGTCTTGGGGCGCCCTGTACCGAGATACCTGATAACATTACCATTACCTTTCAGCCGCCTAATTCGGTAACCAGTGCAAATAAGGTGTTCACGTGCTCGGGCGCCGCATTGGGTTACGTAATAACAGCGCAACAGCCGGGAAGCACTTTTAACTGGACGGTTGACGCTGCCAACACATCGCCGTCAATATCCGGGTATGGCGCTACCGGTAGCGGCGCAACCATTGGCGACCAGCTTGTAAACAACGACCCTAACAACAGCGCGATAATCACTTACAATATTACCGCTACAAATGGCACATGCGTTAGCGATGTTTTTGTGCTTACCGTAAGTGTTTCACCAACGCAACCTATTGCAAACTTTACCAAAACAGCAGCGAGCGGCTGCGGTACAACCAGCGTACAGTTCACCAATATATCCGCGCCCAAAGACGGCACCACTTACTCGTGGGATTTTGGAGACGCCACAAATTCCGCTGAAGAAAACCCTACTCATTCCTTCGCACCAAACACTGATGGTACCGACGCTATTTACAACGTAATACTTACCATAACCACACCTTGCGGCGTGGCAACATCGGTACCCCAAACTATCATTATTAGGCCGGTAGTACCTGTAGCCCGCATTGTGCCGCCTAATATAACCGGCTGTACGCCCGTAACCCTCAATGTTAAAAATGAGTCGCCCGGTAGCAATATCGACTATACATATTATTTGTATAAGTACACTAATGCGGCAAAAACCGATAGCACCCTGGTAGAAACTATTACCGCAACCACTAAAGACCCGGTAAACTTTCAGCCGATATCCGACGCTGGCAATTACACATTGTTTATGCATGTAAAAGGTTTTTGTAATGATGGCGAAACCGTGCATATCCCTATCAAGATAGACGAACAATTCTTTAGCGCCCAAATATTTCCCACCGGGCCGGTTGAGGGCTGTGACGGGTCGTTCCAGGCGGAAATATTTAATAACTCAACCCCCGGAAATATCTACACTTATTATATTTCGAACTCTGATGGGACGTATAGTGATAGCAAAGCAGGCGCGCTTGGCGCGTTTAATTATGTTTTTCCAGCGCCTGGTATATACTATATTTCGCTCGAAGTACGTAATAGCTGTGGCTTTATAACTTCAGCACCATTACAGTATATTGTACATGGTAAACCGTTACCAGATTTTAACGTGGCAAATAACTCTTCGGCTTGCCGCGAAAGCACAGTTACCTTTACAAATACCACCCCGCCAGATGCCTCCACCCAGGCATCTGGTATGACTTATTTGTGGGATTTTGGCGACGGTTCTACATCTGCGCTGTACAACCCTCCACCCCATAAATATGCCGGCCGTAGTACTCCCTATACGGTTACCTTAACAGCAACCATACCGGCAACCGGCTGTACCAATACAACTGTTAAAACAGACTTGATTTCGGTTACACCGCCACCCGGAACATATTTTACGGTAAGGCCCGACACCATAGTTAAACTGCCTAACTTTCATTTCGAGTTTATTGATCAAACCAGCGGAAATCCTGATAGCTGGCAATGGAACTTTGGCGATGGCAATACGGCCAATAGTCAAAATACCAGCCACACTTACGCCGATACCGGAGAGTATGTAGTTACTTTAAAGGTGACAGATATAAGAGGCTGCGATAGTACCTTTAAGCAAAAGGTGAAAATAACGGGCACACCAGGCCAATTGTTTATACCCAATGCTTTTCAACCTCAGAGCAATACCACAGAAATACGCACCTTTATGGCTAAAGGATCGGGTATAGCCAAGTGGCGGCTGCAGGTGTACAATAACTGGGGCCAGCTGATATGGCAAACAACCGCCCTGAGCAGTAAAGGCGAGCCCATTGAAGGATGGGACGGCACATTCAATGGGGTTGCGCTGCAACAGGGCACTTATATATGGAAAGCGTCGGCTACTTTTATCAACGGGTCCGAGTGGAAAGGCATGTCATACGGGGGCTCTCTGCCTAAACCAAACGGCTATGTGCATTTAATCAGATAG
- a CDS encoding OmpA family protein, protein MKTNLKRSTMLLAGLMAGGTLFAQTPDSVSTNNYVKPFSGGPVRTWSIGVHGGLLTPFTIFGANGRQDFRQPQSEIGYGGYIKKQFTPTFGLQADFLRGEVSGMRGQDGVGTPSSFNTKLNWSGALSANITLGNISWFNSKSAIQPYLTAGAGYMGYKTTTTDAGGTTTAYTNGAGENSINEWFVPVGLGFKVNLGSSVNLDLGYQVNFVQSDNFDGYNTGSSNDRFSYAHIGLEFLLGSSKTPAMSTYNPVNSMRTEYVWQNQQTKAMLQAQIDAERAKNDQLRNDLNTTNSKLDRLTVDSDGDGVPDINDKCPNTPAGTKVDGSGCPLAKPVVYVTEEDKRVVRDAINNLEFDLGKATIRSKSYPTLDRVANLLVEKNFSLKLAGHTDNTGSDALNLRLSKDRAESVKSYLVSKGANASRIEATGYGESQPIATNKTAEGRQQNRRVEFTLY, encoded by the coding sequence ATGAAAACAAATTTAAAACGATCTACAATGCTGCTTGCCGGTTTAATGGCTGGCGGTACATTATTTGCTCAAACCCCCGATTCTGTAAGTACTAACAATTATGTAAAACCTTTCTCGGGTGGCCCTGTACGTACATGGTCAATAGGTGTTCATGGCGGTTTATTAACCCCCTTCACCATTTTTGGCGCCAATGGGCGTCAGGATTTCAGACAGCCACAATCAGAAATTGGCTATGGCGGTTATATCAAGAAGCAATTTACACCAACCTTTGGCTTACAGGCCGATTTCCTTCGCGGAGAAGTGAGCGGTATGCGCGGACAGGATGGTGTTGGTACCCCAAGCAGTTTTAACACCAAATTAAATTGGTCTGGTGCTTTAAGCGCAAACATCACTTTAGGTAACATTAGCTGGTTCAACAGCAAAAGCGCCATACAGCCATATTTAACAGCAGGTGCCGGTTACATGGGTTATAAAACCACAACTACCGATGCCGGTGGGACAACAACAGCTTACACCAACGGCGCGGGAGAAAATTCCATAAACGAATGGTTTGTACCGGTAGGTTTAGGCTTTAAAGTTAATTTAGGATCGAGCGTTAATTTAGACCTTGGCTACCAGGTTAACTTTGTACAATCAGATAATTTTGATGGTTACAATACCGGCAGTTCTAACGACAGGTTCTCTTACGCGCACATCGGCTTAGAGTTTTTACTGGGTAGTTCTAAAACCCCGGCCATGTCTACCTATAACCCGGTTAACTCTATGCGTACAGAATACGTATGGCAAAATCAGCAAACAAAAGCTATGCTGCAGGCGCAAATTGATGCCGAACGCGCAAAGAACGATCAGTTAAGGAACGATCTTAACACCACTAACTCTAAGTTAGATAGATTAACTGTTGATAGCGACGGCGACGGTGTACCGGACATTAACGATAAATGCCCTAATACGCCTGCAGGTACTAAAGTAGATGGCTCAGGCTGCCCGCTGGCTAAACCGGTTGTGTATGTAACCGAGGAAGACAAGCGTGTTGTTAGAGACGCGATAAACAACCTGGAATTTGATTTGGGTAAAGCAACTATCCGTTCTAAATCATACCCAACTTTAGATAGGGTGGCAAATTTATTAGTTGAGAAAAACTTCAGCTTAAAATTAGCAGGACATACTGATAATACCGGTTCGGATGCTTTAAACTTAAGGTTATCAAAAGACCGTGCTGAGTCTGTCAAATCGTACCTGGTTAGCAAAGGCGCAAACGCTTCGCGTATAGAAGCAACCGGTTATGGTGAAAGCCAGCCGATAGCTACAAATAAAACAGCCGAAGGCCGTCAGCAGAACCGCCGTGTAGAGTTTACTTTATACTAA
- a CDS encoding DinB family protein: protein MKQTAKNLQAVIDDFLCTKAHLINWDSEPPAGKWTNKEIIGHLIDSAHINLQRFVRCTYEEGFKLIYFQNEWVQAQHYRHADIAEILKLWELVNRQIVRVLQNYPPGRTKVKCDNGRYQPSFNTVSFLADDYIAHMQHHLKQLV, encoded by the coding sequence ATGAAGCAAACCGCTAAAAATTTACAGGCCGTTATTGATGATTTTTTGTGCACTAAGGCCCACCTTATTAACTGGGATAGCGAACCGCCTGCAGGGAAGTGGACAAACAAGGAGATTATTGGCCATTTGATTGACAGCGCGCATATCAACCTGCAGCGTTTTGTGCGCTGCACTTACGAGGAGGGTTTTAAGCTGATATATTTTCAGAACGAATGGGTGCAGGCGCAGCATTACCGCCATGCCGATATCGCCGAAATATTAAAACTTTGGGAACTGGTTAACCGCCAGATAGTGCGGGTGTTACAGAACTATCCACCCGGGCGCACGAAGGTAAAGTGCGATAATGGCCGGTACCAGCCTTCGTTTAATACCGTATCATTTTTAGCCGACGATTATATCGCGCATATGCAACATCATTTAAAGCAGCTTGTTTAG
- a CDS encoding GPR1/FUN34/YaaH family transporter, producing the protein MIPTTPAPVIVKDGIANPAPLGLCAFGMTTVLLNIHNAGFFELNAMILAMGIFYGGLAQVIAGIIEAKKNNTFGLTAFTSYGFFWLSLVALIVMPKLGWAPKASEGAMCAYLGIWGLFTFCLFFGTLKLNRALQFVFGSLTILFALLVWGDATGNENIKHLAGYEGIICGLSAIYTGIAGVMNEVYGRTVLPVGAVS; encoded by the coding sequence ATGATACCAACCACTCCTGCTCCGGTAATTGTTAAGGATGGCATTGCCAACCCGGCACCGCTTGGTCTTTGCGCCTTTGGCATGACAACCGTTTTATTAAACATACATAACGCGGGCTTTTTTGAGCTTAATGCTATGATATTGGCCATGGGTATTTTCTATGGCGGGCTGGCGCAGGTTATTGCCGGCATCATCGAAGCCAAAAAGAACAACACTTTTGGCCTAACCGCATTTACATCATACGGCTTTTTCTGGCTATCGCTTGTTGCGCTTATTGTGATGCCGAAGCTGGGCTGGGCGCCAAAGGCAAGTGAAGGTGCTATGTGCGCATATTTGGGCATATGGGGCCTGTTTACCTTCTGCCTGTTCTTTGGTACTTTAAAACTAAATCGCGCGCTGCAGTTTGTTTTTGGTTCATTAACCATCCTGTTCGCGTTATTGGTTTGGGGCGATGCTACCGGGAACGAAAACATTAAACATCTTGCCGGCTACGAAGGCATCATTTGCGGACTGTCTGCCATATACACAGGTATAGCGGGCGTGATGAATGAAGTTTACGGGCGTACCGTATTGCCGGTTGGGGCGGTAAGTTAA